In Macaca fascicularis isolate 582-1 chromosome 12, T2T-MFA8v1.1, the genomic stretch TAGTACTCGAGGCGCGCCGGGCCCCCAGCCTCGCTGGCCGCGCGCAGTACGAAGAAGCGTTTGTGCATGCTCTTGGGTTTGCGCAGGTAGCCCACCTTGCGCACGTCCGAGAAGCCATCGCTCTCCGGAGGGCTCGCCATGCTgctgccgccgccaccgccactgAGCAGAGGGAGGCGCCGAAAAACAACCGGGTGGGGGGCGGAGGCTCCTCGCTGCGGCCCCGCACATGCAAACAGGGCTGGAGGCAGCAGAAACCCCAACTCCGAAATCCACGCCGCCCCCCGCGCCAGGGAGGGGCTGCTGAAGGAGGACGCAGCTGCTGAGCCAAGGAGAGAGCCCGACCGGAGTTTTCGGGCGCTTCACGCCCGGCGGGGAGGCAGTGCGTCCGGGGTGAGGACAGCCCCGATCCTCCGAGAGCCAAGTCTCCTCTCAGTCGCCACCGCCACCAGGAAGGAGCGAAGATGCATCTCTCGTCGCCCCAGCTGGAGTCCGGCGCGGGGAGGCGACAGTCGGGGGTCCCTGCGGTGCCCCTCCAggagcgcgcgcgcgcgccttCCCTCCTGAGTTCCCCTCTGGAAGTAGCGATTCCCGAGGCAAATTAAATATCCTTGGGCAGGGGGAGGCGGGTTGCCAAGTCCCAACGTTGCACGGGGTTCTCCCTCCTCCTtcgcctcctcccaccccccaaccGTCCCAGCCGCCACCAGCCGCCCAAATACCAGCTCAATCGCAGAGACCGCGGCGCTGcggctgttgctgctgctgctgctgctgccgccgcccgCGGGCGCGTCCTCTGCAGCCCCCATTCGGGCCCATCTCGGCGGGCGGAGAAAGTGGCTTTTCCATGCGAAACGCTACCGGGCAGCCAGTGCAGCTGGGGACCGACCGGAGGGACAGGCTCATCCCTGCCCCTCGCTCCAGTcggcaggggaggaggggaggggacaaGGGCGAGAGGCGATGGGGGAGGTTTGTGAAGGGTTCGGGGAAGACGCCTGTTCCTAGGGAGGCGCTGCCGCTGCAGTTacttcccccctcctccctcctcctcctcctcctcggaGAGTTGCCGAGAGCCCCAACCAAAACAAGCGGCGGCGTCTGGCTCTGCGCGCGGGCCCCCTCCGACCGCGCCGCCGTCTCACTCGGAGGAGAAAAACACGTGACGGAGCCTCCGCGCTCGGCAGCCGggcagccgccgccgccgggaGGCTCCCGCCCGGGTCTCTACATTCCGGGCCGAGCCCGCCCCGCGCCCGCCCCTCTCCGCCCCCCGGCCGTACTGCAGCGGCGCCCGCGCCGAGCCCCGGCGCAGCGCTAGGACAGCGCCCCTGCGCGGCCGCCAGCCCAGGCGCAGCGCCTCCCTCACCGCGCGCCACCCAGGGCGCCCCCGGCCCGCAGGAATCCCCGCGGTGGGCGCGGGCGGGGGTGTTTGGGTGGCTACCCGAACGCACGAGGGGAGTCTGGGAAAACGGGAGGGGGCGAGCTCGAGAAGACGCAGGAGTGAGGGTGGGGGGCGACGGGGGGGGCACTGCGGCTACAGAGCCCCGAGTGGGAGACCGGGGGAAGGCGGGGGCGCGGGAGCTGGGCTGCCTCTTACCTAGCAGGTAAGACTTAACCACGGGAGGGAGGTTTCTAGTCAAGGCTTTTTCTCCCAGGAAATTTAAAAGCTACATTTCGGCTTCAGGGCGATAGGCCATGGTGAGGGATCTGTATTTTTGTAAGGTTTTCTAAAGGACTTCTGGGCCAGCCCTCCACCTTGGGATCCCCAGATTTGCTGCCGTGAGGTACCTGGAAGGCACAGAGGGACGCCGAAGGGCAGTGACTCGGAGCAGTTATGGTCACTGCAAAAGGAGAACAGGGATCCCCAGGAAGTGTCTCACATCCGGCGCTGTGGGATTAGCTGCTGATCAATTAgggagaaaatgtaaatatcacCGTTTCTCCTGCTCCCCTTGCCCATCCGAGTGAGGGGGGATTCACACATAAGGCTGAGGGCATGGGGGAGGGGAAATGAGAGGTCCCTTATCATATTCCGAAGTCTATCCGTGACTTTAAAAAGCTGTTAGGGACCTTCAGAGGGTTCATAAGGCCAAAACCCTACTGTGCAAATATTGGCTGAAATGTTTTTTTCACACACAGCTCCCACACCCATTGAACCACCCTATAAATTTTTAACCTTGACCACAAGGATAATAGGGAGAAAACAAGGATGGTGCCAGCTCAACTGTACAGGAAAATGGGTACTTCATGAATGGACCAGATCAGCAGCCTGGGTCTCCTTGAAGCGCCCCTTTCAGGGTCACCTTGCGGTATCAGTCTCCCCACAAGCAAATGTTCCccaaagtttttttattttttaagctgaCCTATAAACAAGCAGTTTGTCCCTGCTTGCTCGCCTGGCACTAAGGACCCACACAGATGTCACTCGGTTTAATGCTGTCTCATTTTGATGCCCGGCCCGTTTGGGGTTGCCGCCCATTTACTACTACGAGACCCTCCTCGGCCTGGGGCTTCCAAGCACTGCGGGATGTTGGCGGGGCACTCTGCAGTCCAGGCGCTGGGCATGCTCAGTGGCCCGGACCCTCCGGGCCGCGGGGGAGCGCGCCTCGGCCCAATGCGGGCTGAGGGGCGGGGCGAGTTTCCCTGGGCGGCCTGCTGATTGGTGGGATGGCCTGTTTTTCAAGCCTTGCACTGCAGAGGGAAGGTGGGGGAGAAGGGTTGAGGGTACCAAGGTAGGTTGCAAAGcgtagtaaaaaaagaaaaagaaaaagaagaagatgatgatgatgaaggagaaaaagaaccATGAGCGCCATTCAGAGGCGTGCGATACGTAAATTAGGGGGATTGGGCATCTGCAGAGGGGCTCCTCCCTACCCAAGCCTGGGAGCCTCCcgtttctcctctctccttcctgttcCCGGTCGTTCTGCAGCCTCATCTAAACCTGGTTAATCTATAATTTGAGTACACATGTTGAATTGAAagccctccctccttttcctctgACAGCTTGGTGATGTGGGCACACGTGCCCACTATAGCAAGGCTATTAATAGCAGATATTTGGAAATGGAAGCGAGGCGGCACTCACAGTGACCGAAATTCTGGGGGTATAGAGTGCCTTAtggagggtggggcagggaggtgaAGAATAGAGACGCCTGAAGTTGGTGGAAAAGTGTAACTGTGTGCCTGGTTTTACCCtagacaagaaaaaagagagatgataaAAGGGTTGTTTACTAGTAAAAATGTAATCCAGATAAGGCCAAAGGGCTTTTTACAGGTTTGATGTTTAGCGCTGCGATGGGGGTAGTGGAGTATTTAACGTTTTGTAAGACAACAAATCAAATCCATACACATTTACTTTTCAAATGGCCCGGTCCCTACCTTCATCCCTCCAACCTCCCCccttccccaccaaaaaaaagctaaataaagGTACTGTACCTCTATGGGGGGAAAAATACTCTTTTCTAGAAGGAGGGGAGGGTTGGAAAAtttatttgcatgtattttaCAATTATCTTCATAGGAAGGATTTTGATCATAAAAAGCTAATTATGATAATAAAccgttttaaaaatatatctctcAGTGTTAAAgcatttctgctttaaaaaacacaatttcaGTTGCTAAATATTcgataaaattatgaaataaaccGCACTGCTGTGACAAATTATGTTCAGACCCATGGGTTTCCTATGGAAGATAGTCACTGATCATAGGATATTAGTGACATTTTTCTACTTGCTGATGTTTTACTACCAATTTAAAGGTGGTTaacatttgttataattataCTACAGTAAATTCAATTgttctctacatttttttaaattaatgggcTAACTGGAAATGCATTTACATTTGGTTCATGTAAtatgtagaatagaaaaagacGCGTTTATGGGAACT encodes the following:
- the LOC141408130 gene encoding uncharacterized protein, whose protein sequence is MLLPPPPPLSRGRRRKTTGWGAEAPRCGPAHANRAGGSRNPNSEIHAAPRAREGLLKEDAAAEPRREPDRISSQSPPPPGRSEDASLVAPAGVRRGEATVGGPCGAPPGARARAFPPEFPSGSSDSRGKLNILGQGEAGCQVPTLHGVLPPPSPPPTPQPSQPPPAAQIPAQSQRPRRCGCCCCCCCCRRPRARPLQPPFGPISAGGESGFSMRNATGQPVQLGTDRRDRLIPAPRSSRQGRRGGDKGERRWGRFVKGSGKTPVPREALPLQLLPPSSLLLLLLGELPRAPTKTSGGVWLCARAPSDRAAVSLGGEKHVTEPPRSAAGQPPPPGGSRPGLYIPGRARPAPAPLRPPAVLQRRPRRAPAQR